The region CTCGCAAGCCGAAGACCATGAGGTGTGCGGGGGCCGAATATAAGCCTTGGCGTTGGAGGCTAGTttgggggctaccgagggagtgttggattaaggggtcctcggcccgTCGACCTATTGCATATGGGCTGGATTGATGGGCCACTATGGGGCCAAGCTAGTGTGCGAATAGGAGATCTTCAAAGACGTGACATACCCTCCAAGTCATGATTAGGCGTGGTCTTTCCTTCTTTGTAAACCGATCGCACGTAACCCTAACCCtaatggtgtctatataaaccgggggtttTAGTCTTTAGGACTAGAGCAACATCCATTATCCCATTAACCTAGGGTTTAGCTcgcctgatctcgaggtagatctactctgtaacCATATCatacatcaaatacaatcaagtaggacgtaggattttacctatttgagagggcccgaacctaggtaaacaccgtGTTCATCGTCCCTTGTTCCTCATTGATgctagatccacagctcgggaccagcAACCAACGGTCTCTCGCTCCAATGCCGAGGTTGAGTATCGCGTAGTGGCTAATGTTGCCGCCGAGTGTTCCTGGCTCTgctagctcctccttgagcttcctGTCCCGTCGACAAGGCCACGATGATGTACTGCGATAACGTCTCCGCCGTCTACCTCTTTAGTGGAGGAAGACACCGCAAAAGGCAGtgcaaaaagaagataaagaagaagACCGTGTTGGCACCACTACAAACCCAAGTCCCGCCATCAATCATGCACGCTGTCGGAATCCATCGTCGGGATCTTCAAGATGACACCTCCAAAAGGAAAAACGGTGTTGAGGACACCGTAGTCACCCGATTTGACATAGCATGATCTTAGGGTTTCATCCGGACATTTCATAGCATGAGGTACGGAGAGCAAATAAGCTTCACAGCGGTACCTTCAAGGAGGAAGACGCCATCCCTTAACGCCGTATGTTGTGATACCACCCAACTttgcaaaaacaagaaaaaagcaGTGCTGCAGCGACCAGCGAGTGAACGCGTATGTGTATCACACAGAAAAGATGAGGGTGCGACTTAATGAAAGCTGAAGGCTGGAAAAGGCAGAACGTAAGAACAAAAAAGGAGTATCTATCTTCAGGTAAAAAAAAAAAGGAGTATCTTCTTTCCCAAAGCTCGCAGTGTCAACCTGTGAAACCTCAAAAAACCTTGGCACTAACTAGAGGAGCAGCTTCCCACCCAAACAACGGCCAACGGAATCATCTCATCAATTCCATCCACCCCCAcacccgccgcccgcgcccgcgcctggAGCGGCGGGCCGCGGCCACCCACCCGCCCGCCGTCTCACGCCACCGCGGAAGCCGGCACTCACCTCGCGCCCGCCCCCACGTGTCCCTCCCTGCCGccagcgggccccgcctgtcacccACCTCCGCCCCTGGTGGGCAGGCGAAAGCGACGCGTGAAGGGAGCGCTGCGCACGGCCCCCCTACCACCCCCCGATGGGTGCCCCTCCCCATCGATAGCCGCGCCGCTGTCTGCTGCCCCCGCCCTGCGTCCCCGTTCCCCCATTCGCACCCCTCCCCACTGCCCGCATctattgcgccgccgccgccgccgcgctccgcTCGGTTCCGGCTCTCCCTCCGCGCTGCTGTGCTCTGTGGGGCGCCGGGCCGCGCGATCCGCCGCGGCCTCCGTCGATTCCGCTCCAGTTTCGGGGCGCTGCGGCGACCCCCCGAGGTGAAGCCGCTCCCGGTACTGCGGTTCAGCGCCTAATTGGGTGGGTCTACGGGATTTTTTGTCAAGAATTTTGCTGTGTAGAGGTTTGACTGTCGGACGGGGTGCGGGGTGCGGGGTGCTGGCGGAGATTCGGATTTGTGTTGGTTGCCGGTTTGGGCGTTTTGAGGTGCGAGTTTTGTTAGCAGCTGGTGAGCTTGTGTAAGAAACGGTAACGCTTCTATTTGTCACATATGATTCATAGCTGGTTCTAGCTGCCTGTGCGCTGTTTCTACACCACTGTCCGGCAGAGAGTAGCAGCAGGGAAAATCCGGATACGTGTTGGCAATGGGCACACGAGGCGAACCATCTGGAGTGTAAACTATAGTATTTGCTAGTCGTGGCTGAATTTTAGCACTACGTCACATCGTGTGTTTGACTGCTTATGCTAGACTCATTAAGTGGATTTAAAAGCAATATATCACAGGGAATTTGTGGTAGATTTTTGAGCGACGTACCACAGAGATCGGTAACACAATCGAGTTGTATATTAATGACTGAAGCAAAGAATTAGTGTGAGGTTCCTAGTGGGATTTGGCTATGTATTTCATGCCTAGGTTATACGTGAAGTTTCATTTTGAGTATCAGTTCATTATTGCAACAAGTCCTGACAAGCGACAACAATGCTATGTTCTGGTTATCATTGTTTTCTGCCGTTTAGCTTTCTTAAAGGGGTCATGCTTGGAAAATGTTCTGCTTTGTTTCTTTGTTGCATATCATTAATTTCGCTTTGTCATGTTCTATACATGAATTCCTTTTTTTTGGGATACATTGGCACAAAGCAAAAGGAACATTCAGTGAACAATAATTCAAATGCTGTCATTTATCCGTTAATATGAGACTGATCATCAGCTAATGCTTTGTATTTGTATGAGAACACTATACAAGTAATCTCTGAGTAAATCCATGTACCTCAAGTCCTCGGTTGTTCTAGTACTTGTCTCTTGAGCTAATTTTAATCTCGCTTTAGATTAGTATTGTAATGCATACAATACTACATGACTACACAGGGAGCTTAGTATATTCAATTACTGGTTGTCTACTTTTATATTTTGGGTTACTAATAAAGAAATGCATTCTTCTGTTGCTAGCAGCATGTGACGTCGGTACTCAAATGATGAAGGAGAGGAGCTCTTTATGTGATAGTGCAGCAGATGGAAATTGGGTTTCAAAATTCAAAAGAAAGCGAAGCAAGCTAACAGCTAGCTCGTCAAATGAGCATGAGGCTACATCACCAACATCGGACTCTATAATGAACAATGGTTCCATAAAAAAGAGGTCCAAGCATGACACTAGCATTTCTACATCAGCCAAGAAGATAAGAGGACACGATGGGGTGAATTCCTTCTCTTTTTATCAGTTTATTACTTGTCAGTATATCTTGTGGATATTGTCTGTGATTTACTCTCCATCCATCCATATTTGCAAGACCTATTTTGACCAGGCTTGTAGATTAAAAAAGCTCTATGATTGAGGAAGTCACCAACACGAATGCTTATCAGTAGTTTTAATATGGTCTCTCTTACCTCCTCTTTTCACATGAGAGGTAAGAGTATATAATAGATCTGAGCCGTTGATTTCATTAAGTAGTGGGTCTGAGtaactcttaccttcttacctcCCTTGTGAAAAGAGGATGTAAGAGGGTCCATGTTAAAATTTGCCAATGCCTATACCATTCTTATAATTCTCTGGAAATGCGAGACAATACTTTGTGTGCTTAGTATGCATGCATTAACTATGGATGCATGCCTTCCAACTTTTGCGAATATCACAAAACAAATAGGCATACAAAATTGATCAATGGAAGTACTTCATGTGTTGCTCTTCCATGACTAAATGCTAAACGATGATTTAATCACATTTTCTGTTTAACCATGGGTGTAACACCTTTCTTCATCGGCCACATATTGTATAGCTTTGATGAAACGACTAGATGGTAACAGTTCTGGGATCTCTCATCACACAAATACTTCAAGTGATGCTTTTCAGTAGGAGCTTACATGTTCTATTAACATGTGGACTCTCCGGTGCTCGCAACAGTTTGTCATATCTGTCAGTGTGAAACCTATGAATTGTTTTGGTGTCGTCGCGTTTAGGATGCAAACTATAATTGAATGGCAGATCTTATTAAATCATCATGGGACATTCTAGGCAACTATATCTGCCAAAAGTAAAATCAATACTACGTTTTAACTGAGCATTTACATCTTCTCCAGTTATTCACTTGTCAATTACAAATTATTACCACTTTAAGGCTTCATGTACTGTTATTTTTCTTTGCAATACTTTTGTATGTCACCTCTATTGCTGTTCAACTTATCTTATACACACATTCTCTTTGTGTCTTCAGTATTTCTATGAGTGTGTAGAATGTGACCTTGGTGGCAATTTGTTGTGTTGCGATAGCTGTCCACGGACATACCACTTGGAATGTCTTAATCCCCCCCTTAAGGTTTGAAGCGTTTCTACTGTTTGATTGCACATCTCTCTTTTTTGGTGTACTTTTCTGTCTTAATATCTTTGCACCGTTACATTTCAAATATAGCGTGCACCGCCTGGGAACTGGCAATGCCCAAGATGTCGTACGAAACAAGTTAGCTTGAAGTTGTTAGGAAATGCGGATGCTGACACTTCCAAACGTGAAAGAACAAGGAGAATGCGTACAAGCACCATAGCAGATAGCCCATCTCCCCATAACAAAGTCTCTCTCAATACCCGGAGTCCCATACAAGAGAAAAGTGAATCAAACGAACAAGTAAAACTATCATGCCCTGGTGCATTGAAGGAAGGTGATCTCAGTGTGAAGGACAATGAAGTTCAGAAAAAGAAGCCATTGATAGTACATTTGAAGAGGCGCTCGACCAAAGAATTATCTGCAATTACGAAGCCCTTGAAGTCAGGATTCATTGGCCAGTCTTCAGAAGAGAAACAGGAGAAACATGGAGGTGCTTTGAAAATTAAGAAACATCTGCGCTCCATGGACTTGTCTCCAAAGAAATATAAAACCAAGAGACAGCATAGTCACAAAGACTCTAAGCGATCTGAAACAAAAAAGCTCAGATATTTGGCAACTGATGTTAGCAGTGATTCGTCAATGGGGCCATCTACATCTCCTGAGCACTGCGAATCACCACCAAAAAGGAGATCTCTGGATGGCAGAACACCTACATCTAGTGCCAAGAAAGGGAAAAAGAAAGTGAAATTTGTTGATAAACAACATTCAGAGGTATTCAAACACGCTATGTTTTATTCTAATATTCAAAACCATAGACATTTTCTATACACTTTACCTTACCAGAAATGGCGCTGAGCCATTTTCTGGTTGATGTACCTACTTGAACTCATTTAGTATTGTTAGATGTTCAGTTAAGAATATTTTTTCATTTACTTTCTATCTCTGCCATGCCATTTTTCTACCTTCTCATTCTCTGCACTTCTGCAGCTTCCTTTGCTTTTGTTAGCACTTTTTCTGTTATAATCTTCATAAGCTCAGTTTGTTTCTATTACAACCATACTTTGTGAACGAACTAAATAGTATTTCAGCAAACTTGCGACAGTTATTCTTGTTTGAACGGATTAATAATTTTTCAACAATACATCTTGCCATGCTTTCTGACTTAACCTGGGAGATACATGGTAGCTTTGATAAAATCTTATGGTTCATCTTGTCAGTTTTATATTATACTGCGTTTGGATGTTCTCATTGGAGGCTTGGAATCTGAATTGGTATTGTAATCTttcaattcatgtgtttggttGGACAGCGAATTGGCAGGCTGTAATGAAACGAATACGCTGGCTGAATTACATCCCACGCGAAGTGCCTGCCCACGATACAGAGCTATCCCGCTCCGAATCGCACTGAAATCAGCCTACCCGCAAAACATACCTGTTCGAGCGACCGGAAAAAAGAAGGGGATAGGAGAGGCCGACCGCGACGACCTAGCagacgccgccggcggcggcggccaccACCACGGAGTCCGGCGACGGCGCAGGTGTCGTCCTCCCCTATTCCTCAGCTCCTACCTGCCGTCCCCCTGAGCCACGCCCTGCCATGGagtccggcggcgacgccggtgccgCCCTCCCCTATTCCTCAGCTCCTGCTTGCCGTCCCCCTGAGCCATGCCCCGCCATGGAGTCCGACGGCGGCGCAGGTGCCTTCCTCCCCGACAGGCTCCGGCCGCCGTACCCCGCCGTTCCACGCCTGGCCGTCCTCCCTGCCCGCCGTCCCCGACCCTCTTCTGCTCGATTGGCCCTGCTCGCCGGCGTGGACGTCTTCTGCTCTGGATCCCGCGGCCGTCGGGGTTTCCCATACACGAGGAGCTGCGCCTGCACGAGCTTGGCCCATCACGCTCGCCGGCGTCGCTCCATCCCGGTCGCGGATGGTCCGCTGACCGTCGGGGACGAATGCGTCCTGTGCTCCCCACGGCTGCTCTGCCCCCAAACCGCCAATTCCATTGTATGGCATCCAAACGTAACATTGGTATTGCTAGCTTATCTAATTCCAACCTGCAATATTTTGTACATCCAAACATCTGTATTGGTATTGGAGCCCATTGCAATACAAAGGTTGATTTGGTATTGGATCCAATGCAATTCAGAGGCTCTCAATGGAGACATCCAAACAAAGCGTTAGTGGTATTTGTAATCCCTTAACACTAAACTGGCTTGATTATTATTTTCTACTTCTGTTTTTGGGTCTAATTTTGTCCATGCATTTTCGGATCATTTGTCTTTGGTTGCTACCATGACCAGCCTTCACTGCTTTTCTAATGTTTGTCTCGTTTGATGATTCATTCTTATCTTAAATATTTTTGCTTGAACATATCTATTCAGAATGCCGTTAATATATCTGGTAAAATGGTGCAGGTGCTACCTGTGGCAGGGGATACGATAATAACTCCTCAGGAGGATCTGCAGGTTTGGTCTGGAAAATACCTACACCATCAACTACCTGTGTTGCATCTTCATCCATTCATTTTTTTGCCTTCCCTGTCCTTTTTTCTACGTTCTCTGATTTATTTCAAACATTGATTTGCTTAGGTTGACCGCATCCTAGGCTGTCGGCTTCAGACAAGCCAAATCATTTCACAGCCCCATGCTTCATCAGAGCAGATTGAATTAACTAATTTGCAGCTGGAAGGCGGGGTTCCTTCTAGTTCTTCCAGTGTGCCAACACAGCCGTTAAGAAACGATACTGACACTACTCTGGAGGATGTGTGCGCTGATGAATCAGCACATGATGCCTGTGAAGATCATTTGGATGGTGGTGAAATGCAAAAGGAGAATAATGGTAAATACCATGAAAAGGAATCAGTGAACCCAGAGGAAGCCACAAAGACACTGTCAGATTGTTGCACCGACCAAATCATCACAGTAAAGGATGCTGGAGTAGTAGGAGAAAACATACCTTCAGTAAATGGTGAATTTGAGGCAGTATCTCATGTTCCAGTCGAAGGAACATCGGAAAAGGGTGATATCAAACTTTCAGTTTCCGAAGTTGATGCAACTGTGCAGACCAAACAAGAGTTGACACCTGAAAGTAAAGTCCATGGAAACATAAACGAAATTGCAGGAAATGGCCATGATACTGCATATGAATTTTTGGTCAAATGGTCTGGAAAATCAAACATCCATAATAGCTGGATTTCTGAATCTGAACTAAGAACATTAGCAAAACGGAAACTAGAAAATTACAAAGCAAAGTATGGAATGGGTTTGATAAACATTTGCAAGGACCAATGGTGCCAACCACAACGCGTTATTGCTCTGCGTGTTTCCTTAGATGAAGTAGAAGAGGCTTTAATCAAATGGTGTGGCCTTCCTTATGATGAATGCACCTGGGAAAGATTAGATGAACCTATCATGCTGAAGTATGTTCATTTGGTTACTCAGTTCAAAAGCTTTGAATGCCAAGCTTTGGACAGGGATGTGAGAGGTAACCGTGCAAATGCAAGAAACCGCCAAGAGCTGACTGTGTTGATTGAGCAGCCAAAAGAACTTAAGGGGGGCATGCTCTTCCCACATCAACTGGAAGCATTGAACTGGCTGCGTAAATGTTGGTGCAAGTCAAAAAATGTTATCCTTGCTGATGAGATGGGTCTTGGGAAGACGGTGTCAGCTTGTGCTTTTCTGTCGTCCTTGTGCTGTGAATTTAAGATTAACTTGCCTTGTCTTGTCTTGGTTCCTCTTTCTACTATGCCTAACTGGATGGCTGAATTTGCATCTTGGGCACCTCATTTAAATGTTGTGGAGTATCATGGTTCTGCACGGGCAAGATCTACAATTCGTCAATATGAGTGGCATGAAGGCGATGCAACCCAGATAGGTAAAAGCAAAAAGTCTCACAAGTTCAATGTCTTGCTTACTACTTATGAGATGGTGCTTGTTGATGCTACATATCTTCGTTCTGTGCCATGGGAAGTTCTTATAGTTGATGAAGGGCATCGTCTGAAGAACTCTAGCAGTAAACTCTTCAATTTGCTCAATACATTTTCATTTCAGCACAGGGTTTTGTTGACTGGAACCCCATTACAGAACAACATTGGTGAAATGTATAATTTGTTGAACTTCCTACAGCCTGCTTCTTTCCCTTCTCTAGCATCATTTGAGGAGAAGTTTAATGAACTTGCAACAGCAGAGAAAGTGGAGGAGCTGAAGAAACTGGTAGCACCACATATGCTTCGAAGGCTGAAAAAAGATGCAATGAAAAATATCCCCCCGAAGACAGAGCGAATGGTGCCTGTCGAATTGACATCAATCCAGGCTGAATACTACCGTGCTATGCTTACAAAGAACTATCAAGTACTGCGTAATACCGGAAAAGGTGGTGCTCATCAGTCATTGCTCAACATAGTAATGCAGCTTCGGAAAGTATGCAACCATCCATATCTTATTCCTGGAACTGAACCCGAATCAGGTTCACCAGAGTTTTTGCATGAAATGAGAATAAAGGCCTCAGCAAAGTTAGCTTTGTTGCATTCTATGCTCAAAGTGTTACACAGTGATGGGCATCGTGTTCTTATTTTTTCTCAGATGACAAAACTTCTTGACATCCTCGAAGATTATCTGACTCTGGAATTTGGTCATAAAGCATTTGAAAGAGTAGATGGTTCGGTGTCTGTGGCTGAGCGCCAGGCAGCTATTACTCGTTTCAATCAGGACAAGACCCGTTTTGTATTTTTGTTATCTACACGGTCATGTGGTCTTGGGATCAATTTGGCAACTGCAGACACTGTTATCATATATGATTCTGATTTCAATCCGCATGCTGATATACAGGCGATGAATAGGGCACACAGGATTGGGCAGTCAAACAGACTTTTAGTGTACAGGCTTGTAGTGCGTGCTAGTGTTGAGGAGCGTATCTTGCAACTTGCCaagaagaaattgatgcttgaTCAACTTTTTGTTAACAAATCAGAATCTCAGAAGGAAGTGGAAGATATCATTCGCTGGGGAACTGAGGAGCTCTTCAGGAATAACGATGAGGTGAatggtaaagataatgatgaagctTCTGGTGCCAAACACGATGTATCTGATATTGAGGTTAAGCATAGGAGGAAAACTGGTGGCCTAGGTGATGTTTATGAGGATAAATGTATTGACAGTTCTACCAAGCTTATTTGGGATGAAAATGCTATTATGAGGCTTCTTGATAGATCTAGCCTTCCAACAACTGTAGCTGAAAGCACCGATGGGGATTTGGACAATGATGATATGCTTGGCACTGTAAAGGTAATTTAATAGTGTGTGTTTTTCTTCAAATAATGAACATTAAATGTTTATGCAGTGATTCATTGGTAGGTTATGGAAATGAGCGTGTCGTCTTGTACATGTCTCACCAAGCTATGGTACTAGTTAATAGGGATAGATCACTTGGTTTGGAAATTCCTAACCAGAGTCATCTGACTAGAGTCTATTGTCATTATCTGCTTATAGATGGATTCATGCGCCAATTTTGAATCCAGTCTCTTTGTTCTTGGACTACATTACTATTACTTTTCTTGTTTCTTTTGGATGGTGgttactaatgttgttgtgatgtactccctctgtctcaaaatgtaagacgttttttgacagtgTAAAATAACTTCTTACGTTTTGAGACGGTAATAGATTTTACCTTGTGCAATTGAGAACTTATCTCCAGGGATCTCAATTAATAGTTTCTTTTACTTTCATTCGTGAAGCAGTCAATCGATTGGAATGATGATATAAATGATGATCCCGGTGCTGCTGAGGACATTCCAAATATTGATAACGATGGTTGTGAACAGGCATCCGAAACAAAGCATGATGCAGCTAATCCTGTGGAAGAAAATGAATGGGATAAACTTTTACGTCTCAGGTGCTTTACAATACCATGTAGAAGTACTTGTTATTTTACTGGGCTATCTATTGCCTTGATGATCTTTTTCTTCATATTTTCTTGTTTTACTTAATAACTTTATCAAATCAGAAACAGAAAGACAAACTAAATGGAAGAATAAATACTCAAATTCTAGAATGTATCCAATTGGAGAAGTTAGGAAGCGGTACATAGCACCTTATGAAACCTTAGGTCAGACAGGGATAGATAGTCATGGTGTACTAATGGCAAGAATCACTCTTGTtttctagctctctctctctctctgtgggcATGATGGTTGGTTCTAAATGCATATTTGTGTTTCAGATGGGAGCAATATCAAATCGAAGAGGAGGCATCCCTTGGTCGAGGCAAGCGCTTAAGGAAAGCTGTTTCTTACAGGGAAACCTTTGCAGCAATTGCCAATGAAGCATTAAGTGAGGTACTTTTGTCTTTAAGGCCCGCGCCGTGCGCGAACATTTCTGCCTTGCTGCTGGATGTTCTGTTTTGGTAGTAAGTAACGAGATCTGTCCTCCTAGCAAGTAGGCAAGGAGTATATCTTCATGTTGACCACCTTGATCCATTGATTGTGGCATA is a window of Triticum dicoccoides isolate Atlit2015 ecotype Zavitan chromosome 2B, WEW_v2.0, whole genome shotgun sequence DNA encoding:
- the LOC119363546 gene encoding protein CHROMATIN REMODELING 4-like isoform X1 — its product is MMKERSSLCDSAADGNWVSKFKRKRSKLTASSSNEHEATSPTSDSIMNNGSIKKRSKHDTSISTSAKKIRGHDGYFYECVECDLGGNLLCCDSCPRTYHLECLNPPLKRAPPGNWQCPRCRTKQVSLKLLGNADADTSKRERTRRMRTSTIADSPSPHNKVSLNTRSPIQEKSESNEQVKLSCPGALKEGDLSVKDNEVQKKKPLIVHLKRRSTKELSAITKPLKSGFIGQSSEEKQEKHGGALKIKKHLRSMDLSPKKYKTKRQHSHKDSKRSETKKLRYLATDVSSDSSMGPSTSPEHCESPPKRRSLDGRTPTSSAKKGKKKVKFVDKQHSEVLPVAGDTIITPQEDLQVDRILGCRLQTSQIISQPHASSEQIELTNLQLEGGVPSSSSSVPTQPLRNDTDTTLEDVCADESAHDACEDHLDGGEMQKENNGKYHEKESVNPEEATKTLSDCCTDQIITVKDAGVVGENIPSVNGEFEAVSHVPVEGTSEKGDIKLSVSEVDATVQTKQELTPESKVHGNINEIAGNGHDTAYEFLVKWSGKSNIHNSWISESELRTLAKRKLENYKAKYGMGLINICKDQWCQPQRVIALRVSLDEVEEALIKWCGLPYDECTWERLDEPIMLKYVHLVTQFKSFECQALDRDVRGNRANARNRQELTVLIEQPKELKGGMLFPHQLEALNWLRKCWCKSKNVILADEMGLGKTVSACAFLSSLCCEFKINLPCLVLVPLSTMPNWMAEFASWAPHLNVVEYHGSARARSTIRQYEWHEGDATQIGKSKKSHKFNVLLTTYEMVLVDATYLRSVPWEVLIVDEGHRLKNSSSKLFNLLNTFSFQHRVLLTGTPLQNNIGEMYNLLNFLQPASFPSLASFEEKFNELATAEKVEELKKLVAPHMLRRLKKDAMKNIPPKTERMVPVELTSIQAEYYRAMLTKNYQVLRNTGKGGAHQSLLNIVMQLRKVCNHPYLIPGTEPESGSPEFLHEMRIKASAKLALLHSMLKVLHSDGHRVLIFSQMTKLLDILEDYLTLEFGHKAFERVDGSVSVAERQAAITRFNQDKTRFVFLLSTRSCGLGINLATADTVIIYDSDFNPHADIQAMNRAHRIGQSNRLLVYRLVVRASVEERILQLAKKKLMLDQLFVNKSESQKEVEDIIRWGTEELFRNNDEVNGKDNDEASGAKHDVSDIEVKHRRKTGGLGDVYEDKCIDSSTKLIWDENAIMRLLDRSSLPTTVAESTDGDLDNDDMLGTVKQSIDWNDDINDDPGAAEDIPNIDNDGCEQASETKHDAANPVEENEWDKLLRLRWEQYQIEEEASLGRGKRLRKAVSYRETFAAIANEALSEDSDDGDEPKREYTAAGLALKEKYGKLRARQKERIAQRHTIKSYADDKLEDFIKLYDSSVNEYGVNPLRIVEDPDSAQPSGAKRFSDSTAQMRHSSKKAKRYPEISRELHAKLAASATSSKHHPKATDVLNQGTPHHLLPVLGLCAPNADQVNSYKNSNCGSNMKEQKRASGEVFNKPLSPSAAEYSSELKNQGQLDPSKTMLPGSSEALRRLSNIIPDSYFPFNPIPPISGKGLCDPVENPLLSIASFQGKMGLPNFGLEDNIPLSHMKSVPDLFPNFPLGTNKEYARNSIPELPNSSFLPNFMADIAGSSKKARSKFMADMSALLPGLGISPVQPFHSAMPENHRKVLDNIMMRAQYATNKFMKKRSKPDYWSEDELDTLWIGVRRHGRGNWDAMLRDPKLKFLNHRTSEELALRWILEEQKIMEEPMPTATRSSNSTFPGLSDAMMSRALSGSNFSKLKMEPPKLQSHLTDIQLGCSDIPSRFPHIEPSSYMSEGGPSLASWKDFKNKTGYGGDFPGSTSDKWEKADVGPVPPYMSNPFMMESIGSLPINIPNSSSIQQNEFASSSHENILLHSVTDGQADLFHEMQRRVRLGKQPIEMNLYHTKHSSPLLENAGIFGSSRSNKLPHWLQEAVRAPSKPIECELPATVLAIAESVCLLLGEQKPAIPPFPFQGPRLSRPKDPRNTPKKRRVHKVQQAEHPKIGSGQGDQISAPAPKLMEAPPTSAIDQTNDAPSLNLNSSSSSSAGSQRQDVIPPAFEETRNTMEVSEALAAACTARSEALETGCQRDEFSGLDGITSGSCRSPTGNAPEAGAPRRGLSGPAEFSLLPVVDATGLSTTRAVGPVSSDDKEPEQENPLDTAKLLEKPTPLDESRDSGASQSVAAQIVDEDKVDMVADER
- the LOC119363546 gene encoding protein CHROMATIN REMODELING 4-like isoform X2, which translates into the protein MMKERSSLCDSAADGNWVSKFKRKRSKLTASSSNEHEATSPTSDSIMNNGSIKKRSKHDTSISTSAKKIRGHDGYFYECVECDLGGNLLCCDSCPRTYHLECLNPPLKRAPPGNWQCPRCRTKQVSLKLLGNADADTSKRERTRRMRTSTIADSPSPHNKVSLNTRSPIQEKSESNEQVKLSCPGALKEGDLSVKDNEVQKKKPLIVHLKRRSTKELSAITKPLKSGFIGQSSEEKQEKHGGALKIKKHLRSMDLSPKKYKTKRQHSHKDSKRSETKKLRYLATDVSSDSSMGPSTSPEHCESPPKRRSLDGRTPTSSAKKGKKKVKFVDKQHSEVLPVAGDTIITPQEDLQVDRILGCRLQTSQIISQPHASSEQIELTNLQLEGGVPSSSSSVPTQPLRNDTDTTLEDVCADESAHDACEDHLDGGEMQKENNGKYHEKESVNPEEATKTLSDCCTDQIITVKDAGVVGENIPSVNGEFEAVSHVPVEGTSEKGDIKLSVSEVDATVQTKQELTPESKVHGNINEIAGNGHDTAYEFLVKWSGKSNIHNSWISESELRTLAKRKLENYKAKYGMGLINICKDQWCQPQRVIALRVSLDEVEEALIKWCGLPYDECTWERLDEPIMLKYVHLVTQFKSFECQALDRDVRGNRANARNRQELTVLIEQPKELKGGMLFPHQLEALNWLRKCWCKSKNVILADEMGLGKTVSACAFLSSLCCEFKINLPCLVLVPLSTMPNWMAEFASWAPHLNVVEYHGSARARSTIRQYEWHEGDATQIGKSKKSHKFNVLLTTYEMVLVDATYLRSVPWEVLIVDEGHRLKNSSSKLFNLLNTFSFQHRVLLTGTPLQNNIGEMYNLLNFLQPASFPSLASFEEKFNELATAEKVEELKKLVAPHMLRRLKKDAMKNIPPKTERMVPVELTSIQAEYYRAMLTKNYQVLRNTGKGGAHQSLLNIVMQLRKVCNHPYLIPGTEPESGSPEFLHEMRIKASAKLALLHSMLKVLHSDGHRVLIFSQMTKLLDILEDYLTLEFGHKAFERVDGSVSVAERQAAITRFNQDKTRFVFLLSTRSCGLGINLATADTVIIYDSDFNPHADIQAMNRAHRIGQSNRLLVYRLVVRASVEERILQLAKKKLMLDQLFVNKSESQKEVEDIIRWGTEELFRNNDEVNGKDNDEASGAKHDVSDIEVKHRRKTGGLGDVYEDKCIDSSTKLIWDENAIMRLLDRSSLPTTVAESTDGDLDNDDMLGTVKSIDWNDDINDDPGAAEDIPNIDNDGCEQASETKHDAANPVEENEWDKLLRLRWEQYQIEEEASLGRGKRLRKAVSYRETFAAIANEALSEDSDDGDEPKREYTAAGLALKEKYGKLRARQKERIAQRHTIKSYADDKLEDFIKLYDSSVNEYGVNPLRIVEDPDSAQPSGAKRFSDSTAQMRHSSKKAKRYPEISRELHAKLAASATSSKHHPKATDVLNQGTPHHLLPVLGLCAPNADQVNSYKNSNCGSNMKEQKRASGEVFNKPLSPSAAEYSSELKNQGQLDPSKTMLPGSSEALRRLSNIIPDSYFPFNPIPPISGKGLCDPVENPLLSIASFQGKMGLPNFGLEDNIPLSHMKSVPDLFPNFPLGTNKEYARNSIPELPNSSFLPNFMADIAGSSKKARSKFMADMSALLPGLGISPVQPFHSAMPENHRKVLDNIMMRAQYATNKFMKKRSKPDYWSEDELDTLWIGVRRHGRGNWDAMLRDPKLKFLNHRTSEELALRWILEEQKIMEEPMPTATRSSNSTFPGLSDAMMSRALSGSNFSKLKMEPPKLQSHLTDIQLGCSDIPSRFPHIEPSSYMSEGGPSLASWKDFKNKTGYGGDFPGSTSDKWEKADVGPVPPYMSNPFMMESIGSLPINIPNSSSIQQNEFASSSHENILLHSVTDGQADLFHEMQRRVRLGKQPIEMNLYHTKHSSPLLENAGIFGSSRSNKLPHWLQEAVRAPSKPIECELPATVLAIAESVCLLLGEQKPAIPPFPFQGPRLSRPKDPRNTPKKRRVHKVQQAEHPKIGSGQGDQISAPAPKLMEAPPTSAIDQTNDAPSLNLNSSSSSSAGSQRQDVIPPAFEETRNTMEVSEALAAACTARSEALETGCQRDEFSGLDGITSGSCRSPTGNAPEAGAPRRGLSGPAEFSLLPVVDATGLSTTRAVGPVSSDDKEPEQENPLDTAKLLEKPTPLDESRDSGASQSVAAQIVDEDKVDMVADER